From Plasmodium malariae genome assembly, chromosome: 4:
AACATGACAATTATAGATAGTTTTATTCCTGTCACACGAAAAACTATCAAATGCatgattttttaattgttcccacaatttttcaattatttctTCCCATAATATTGTGCTATTTTCACAATTAGGGccttcatttatatatgtaattttttttttttctaaccATTCATTCAATAAACCACAGTACTCAGGAGCACTAACAATATAAATTCCACCTATCATTGTATTTATTAcgtctttatttttataattagtaTCAAGCTTACAAccaattttatataagtaattaTGTGTTTCCTTTATAGgatttaataatgaaaacgACATTGATGAATCTGCAAGTTCAACATCTTGTTCAAAATATCCCAATATTTCATCTTTCTTACCTATATCTAACATCTTCAGagtaaaggaaaaaaaataaaaaaaaaggacataAAGAAGataatactaatatattaaaaaaaattttaaattaatatgaaaTGATATATGCCTTATAATAGTCAAATTAATTCTTATAGATTATTAGgtaaattaaatgtattataatatatttacgggcatctttaaaaaattcatttaaatgtgattaaattaataataagtaATTGTAATATTCCCATATATActagtttatatataatgtaaaagatatataaatattgcaTTTTTTGCTCAAATGtttaagaaattaaaatataatatttttattaattattaacaatGAAATAAATGGACATAAcacatttaataatattttattaagtaaTTCAAGCTGGtcaaaacaatttttattgtaaaaatgataaaaaaatctgatctttatatattttttctattaaatacttataatatatagcttaaacaataaattattattgatataaaaattttagtaaattattacctactataaatttttattttttctaataaacttatttaaaggatatttgttaaatattattaatatttaaaagttataaaagtaatatatttttttaatttataatatttcatagaTAACGAAAAACACATGCTAATAGTTAACCCAAgttctttaatttattatattttatgacaTAAATgagaagcaaaaaaataagttatatatatgttatataaacGAAGTTAtattaagataaatataacataaaataatgattAAGTAATTCTGTAATTTCTTTTACCTTTCGTTATGTATAATTCAAAAACATTAAGAGTTCAAACTTTTCTATTCTTCTAGAACacgtatatttaaatgtaaagaTTTTACCCGATCATTTTACCACTTAaacttttttacattattttgtacatataaattttgctcatggatttatatattaataagacATAAAGATTttgccaaaaaaaaatttcagaagtatcaagtaaaaatttttgcttcgaataaattatataattttataatgataataacacCAATGTTGCAAAAAATAGAGAAAGAGTAAAATCCATTTTATTCCATAAAAACCAgaacgaaataaaaaatttcttcctattattattacgattatcaatttatataataatttaagcataaaatacattaacctaaatataataatatgtatgcatatatgaaaatttataaatattgaaaatcTAAAACTTgtacttaaaaataataaaattctgAACATTACTCGATTTCATTGTATACTTCTTTAAATATAGGTATAAGAAAAAGTATCATAAGCATAAGAGGtaattttctttcatttttctatataagataaatttgagataatactatatatcgttaagtaatatatttagtgTTACTTCCAGATGTTTTCTTTGCGTTCAGATTGACTTCTCACTTatcttgtatatataaaatgttttcatcaaaaataaaattcctCAGCTtggaaatattttcttatataaagcattatatatatgtaacatagtgttattcatatttttacttaattccATACCTTTAATGAACACCagaaaatgttataaataataaaattacggtgactatatattttagtaaagAATAAGCTAATTtgtaaaatgtaatttttgcaaattatatttttaaagcatATTCATTTAGAATACTGCTCAggtacatttttttccttttttgtgtttacttaataatttctttatgAATATGATTGATTTAACTTCAAGAAAAAAACTTAGATTTTTAcagttaaattaaaaaaaataaaatataccttaaaaatatgtaatttggaaaattcatattttctatattgaaattacaaatattagaaaaaaatatatattttttttcaattatatatGATGAAGATACaaagttttttattattatttacctTTTAACTTACTAATATGATAATTCTgcttaagtaaaaataatgatatgaaTGTACAAATCATGCAAATTTATAttctaatataattatgtatatacaaggAAAGTTTTATTAAATCATAATCATGCAATATTCTATTAAaactttattaaataaaattatttattcctttttaaagaattgtttttttttttttgaacacatttttcattatatataattttaaaaaaaaataaaatttattctaCAATTATgtctatattaaaaatattagaatataccatttaaaaaaattcatttaatagtataatataaaaatatttaatatataaagcaCGTTcactaatttatataatttaattaaatataaaatttcctccatatataaattagtgtatattttaaaatatttttttattaaattgttcttttacattaatatatgcattttaagATTATCAAATTACAATACATATAATCagtatattgttttatttttatttattttgtactattattatgaaatatgagaatttaattatattctaAAACGAAATTGATTATAACTTGAacattaatgtatatattctttttaattacattacTATTGTTCTTATAactattacatatttaatttagaATTCAGACAATTATTACAGTTTATTCGTgatatataagtattttcctatatatatcgaacattcattattattaatttttaacgtTGCTCcttaaaattaattcttatatatttctgtcatttacatatattcgttatatatatttgtgttttttctttctatttttgatataaataaaaattttaatatattaaatgtagaAGGTATAAgttaaacataatattttatgattttaatattaactgGTTTATGTAGCCTTTAATACAGTTTAGCATAATGTACTCCTAGAATTTTCTATACTATGaagttatttaattaaatctaatattatattagagaagtacaaaaataatagcaCAGATAATATTGAGAAGTAATATATAACCTTTCCATTATTtaa
This genomic window contains:
- the PmUG01_04010900 gene encoding PIR protein, pseudogene — protein: MLDIGKKDEILGYFEQDVELADSSMSFSLLNPIKETHNYLYKIGCKLDTNYKNKDVINTMIGGIYIVSAPEYCGLLNEWLEKKKITYINEGPNCENSTILWEEIIEKLWEQLKNHAFDSFSCDRNKTIYNCHVSTELKSALSVGFTLMGIFLITLFIFYKFSPLGPRIRNRINNKRRTTQNIAPEVSGELLEISSENEISHCENGRFCIGYHSVKNW